The Oryza glaberrima chromosome 9, OglaRS2, whole genome shotgun sequence genome includes a window with the following:
- the LOC127785398 gene encoding protein MEI2-like 6, giving the protein MSCLSRLNASAAPWEPPVARAMAVEQYCPPPQSLLPPPPLPPVAVPTTCGCAACLQGCFVPVGVQAAFPHAAAGWAPPPPVMPVMIVYRVVQPPPPAAHATRCQITEIEDGGGVETAKSVDGDEQQPFIRTVRSTRRRKAAAIRLPKAFRAALLPPPPPPCALGFTATTTSLMIRNIPNKFLKARLMAILDQHCADENGKCHRRGGGGGRSVVKSEYDFFYVPIDFKTGFNKGYAFVNMTTATAARRLRAFLQDHRWDAAMSGKVCDVVPAAIQGLDAFVAHFSASCFPCRTKEFLPVWFEPPRDGEQQTKAHVVGRLVVRPR; this is encoded by the exons ATGTCTTGCCTCTCTCGCCTCAACGCCTCGGCGGCGCCATGGGAGCCGCCGGTGGCACGCGCCATGGCCGTCGAGCAGTACTGCCCGCCGCCACAGTCcttgctcccgccgccgccgctgccgccggtcgccgttcCCACCACCTGCGGTTGCGCCGCCTGCCTCCAGGGCTGCTTCGTTCCGGTGGGGGTTCAAGCTGCCTTCCCGCACGCCGCTGCtgggtgggcgccgccgccgccggtgatgccGGTGATGATAGTGTACCGCGTCGtgcagcctccgccgccggcagctcACGCCACGCGCTGCCAGATCACGGAgatcgaggacggcggcggcgtggagaccGCGAAATCTGtggacggcgacgagcagcagccGTTCATCCGCACGGTGCGCAGCACTCGTCGCAGAAAGGCGGCGGCGATCCGCCTTCCCAAGGCTTTTCGAGCGGCGCttttgccgccaccgccgccgccatgcgcgTTGGGGTTCACAGCTACTACTACCTCCTTGATGATAAGGAACATCCCCAATAAGTTCCT GAAGGCGAGGCTGATGGCTATCCTGGACCAGCACTGCGCCGACGAGAACGGCAAGtgtcaccgccgcggcggcggcggcggccgcagcgtCGTGAAGTCTGAATACGACTTCTTCTACGTACCCATCGACTTCAA GACTGGGTTCAACAAGGGGTACGCCTTCGTCAACatgacgacggcgaccgcggcgcggcggctccgcgCGTTCCTCCAGGACCACCGCTGGGACGCCGCCATGTCCGGCAAGGTCTGCGACGTCGTGCCCGCCGCCATCCAG GGGCTCGACGCGTTCGTGGCGCACTTCTCGGCGTCGTGCTTCCCCTGCCGCACCAAGGAGTTCCTGCCGGTGTGGTTCGAGCCGCcgcgcgacggcgagcagcagACGAAGGCGCACGTGGTCGGCCGCCTCGTCGTGCGCCCCCGCTag